CTGATTTAGGGATAGAGCTTTCTCAATTATTCTTTTACAAGAGGAAAGTCCAAAAAGATAAACTCTACTCTTCAATAAAATTACGTTTAATAATTATTTTTTTTTGGGTGGTCTTGTGGGAGGTATATTTTATTCAACTTATCAGCTTTAAGTATTAGCAATAGCTGCAACTATATTACTTATCGGAATAATATATGACGACTTAATACTGAAAATTAAAATTCAAAACAGACAAAAAAAACGATTTAAATTAAAACGTTGCATAACAACTCATACTTAATAGATGTGGTTTTGTACTCCACATTCACATTTGTAGTTAGTCAAACATTTGTTCGCAGATTCATTAATTGTAGTGAACATTAGCACCCAAACAAAGCCAATTTACTATTTATTTACAAGTCTAATAATCAATATATTTCTATTCAACAAATAACTTAAATCTAAAATAAATACAAATCATTCTTAAAAGAAATATTATCAAATTATAACGTACATTTGCAAACCAAGTTACAGACTAAAATCGAACTGTTCAATTCATTTATTATCATTTATCATTAATAATTTATAATTCATCATTAATATAGATGCCAACACTACACTGGATAGGAAAAGATAAAGTTATCAATCATCACATGGATGTTCCATTTAAAGTATTGGAAAAAATTTACGATTTTGGAATTACGATTGACGAACTCGGCAAACCGCTACAAGAAAATGTACGATTGACGATTGAAGATTTACGATTGAATGATGCAGAAATTGTAAATCGTCAATCAAAAATAAAAAATCGTACATCTGGAAATATGATTATTCATGGCGACAACCTTGAAGCCTTAAAATCATTATTGCCTGAATACGAAGGAAAAGTAAAGTGCATTTACATTGACCCACCATACAACACAGGAAACGAAAGTTGGGTGTATAACGACAATGTGAACGACCCGAAAATAAAAAAGTGGCTGGGACAAGTTGTAGGCAAAGAAGCGGAAGACCTTACAAGACATGACAAATGGCTTTGTATGATGTATCCACGTTTAAAATTGTTACATAAACTTTTGGCTGATGATGGAGCTATTTTTATTTCTATTGATGACAATGAGCAAGCTAATCTGAAATTGGTTTGTGATGAGATTTTTGGGGCAAGAAATTATCTCGGATTAATTAGTAGAAAACAAAGTAGTGGTTCAAAAAATGATACTGGAAATAGTAAAGTTATAACAACCGCAGATTATATTCTTCCATACAAAAAAAACAATTTTGAGTTTATACCTTATCAAATCAAGAATAATAAAAAATTTAATCTTTCAGACGAAATAGGTTTTTTTAGTACACGGGCTTTAGAAATGCAAGGTGGTGGTGAGCATTACCAAAGGACAAAATGGCTATACAGTTTATTATCATTAAAAACAAGAAGACTATAGATTTTATTTGATTATGATTAGAGTTAAAAACCTTCAAATGATGAAGCAATGAAGATTTAATTAAAAACTAGATTACCTGTTATTAGACCTAGAAAGCGAGGGAATTAAGTTGGGACATGGACATGAGATAAACATTAACCAGAAAGATTTAATAATAATCTGGTACATTTTGATAAGAAAAGACTTTTTTAAAAAGGATGCGAAGAAGCAGAATTTTTAAATAAATATCCAGAAGCATTAATCAAAGATTATCTAAACAAACAAGGAACAAATGAATTAAAAGAAATTTTTGATTTTAAAACGTTTGATTTTCCAAAACCATCTGAACTCATAAAGTTTATTTGCAGTGTTTCAACTAACAAAAACTCCATCATCCTTGATTCTTTTGCAGGTTCGGGAACAACTGCACATGCAGTATTAAACCTCAACAAGCAAGATGGTGGCAATCGCAAATTTATTTGTATAGAAATGGAAGATTATGCCGAAACAATTACAGCGGAAAGAGTAAAAAGAGTGATAAAAAAAATGACGATTGACGATTTGGGATTGACGAATGAAAAAATCGTAAATCAAAAATCTAATATCGTAAATCATAATTTGAGTTTTGACTTTTATGAATTAGGACAACCAATGTTTTTAGAAGATGGTAATTTGAATGAATTGGTAGGCGTAGAGAAAATTCGCCAATACGTTTATTACACCGAAACCAAAGACAATTTACGATTTACGAATGATGATTTACGAATTGAGGAAATCGTAAATCAAAAATCAAAAATCGTAAATGATAACAAGCATTTCTTAGGCAAGAACAATGATACAGCGTATTACTTCAACTACGAGCAAGACGAAGTAACCACATTAGACCATGCTTTTTTAGCAACAATGAAAACCAAAGCCGAGCAGTATGTAATTTATGCGGACAACTGTTTGCTTACAAAAGATTTCATGACGAAGCATCACATCATTTTCAAAAAAATACCAAGAGACATAACAAGATTTTGACCACTGATTTTATTGATTAAATGATTTTACTATGATTAAAGAACAATATAAATATTCTGAAATAACCAGCAAAATACTTGCTTGTGCTTTTGAAGTGCATAAGTATTTGGGTAATGGTTTTCAAGAAGTTATTTATCAACGTGCTTTAGAAGAAGAGTTTAAAATTCAGGGACTTAGTTTTGCAAGAGAATTTGAAATGTTGATTTTTTACAAGGAAAAGCAAATAGGAACGAGGAGAGTAGATTTTTTGGTAGAAAATGTAATTTCATTAGAGTTAAAAGCCATAATAAAATTAGAAGATGTGCATTTAGCGCAAGCAATAAATTATTTGGAGGCATATAATTTAGAAATAGGAATGCTTTTAAACTTTGGAGCGAAGAGTTTAGAATATAAACGGTTTATAAACCCAAAAATTCAAATCAGCGCAATCAGAAAAATCAAATTAATCAGAGGTTCAGACAATGAAAGAAAATTCAGTAAAAATATTTGATCAAAAGCAAGTGCGAACCCATTGGGACGAGAAACAAGAGAAGTGGTATTTTTCAGTTATTGATGTAATTGAAATTTTGACCGGCAGTCCTCGACCAAGAAAATATTGGAATGCCTTAAAAACTAAGATGAAAGCCGAAGGAAGTGAGTTGTCCCAAAATATGGGACAACTGAAAATGCAGTCGGAGGATGGAAAATATTATAACACAGATGTGGCTGATACCGAACAAATATTTCGTTTGGTTCAATCTATACCATCTCCCAAGGCAGAGCCATTTAAAGTATGGATAGCCAAAGTGGCTCGTGAAAGAATTGATGAAATAGAAGACCCTGAAATAGGAATTGATAGACTGATGGAAATCTATTTGAAAAAAGGATATAGCAAAGAATGGATTAATCAGTGGCTAAAAAGCATTGAAATTCGAAAGGAACTTACTGATGAGTGGGAAAGTAAAGGCGTAAAAAAAGGACAGGAGTTTGCCATATTAACCGATGAACTTACCAATGCATGGAGTGGTTTTAGCACCAAGCAATACAAAGCATTTAAAGATTTAAAAAGAGAAAATTTAAGAGATAACATGACCAATTTAGAATTGGTACTAAATATGTTGGCAGAAGCATCTACCACAGAAATATCAAAAGATAAAAACCCAACAACATTTAACGAACATAAAATTGTAGCTCAAAAAGGCGGCAAAGTAGCAAAACTGCTCGAGTACAATTAGAAAATACTACGGGCAAAAAAGTAGTTACAAAACAAAATGCAAAAGCATTATCCACAACTAAAAAGAAACAAATAGACAAGTAATAATTTACGATTTTAGATTTACGATTTAAAGATTATGCAGGAACAAATTAAAAAACGTACTAAGCGAGTAGGATTGGAAGTAATTAAGCTTCTTGATGAGCTACCAAGTAAGCCATCAGCTTGGGCAATTGCAAAACAAATAGTAAGAAGTTCCACCTCTATTGGAGCAAATTACAGAGCCGCTTGTAGAGCAAAATCAGCTGCTGATTTTATAAATAAACTAAAAATTGTTGAAGAAGAAACTGACGAAACGCATTATTGGTTAGAAATACTCGAAGAAAGTGGATTAGTTCCATTTGCGAGAATTGAATTACTCAAAAAAGAAGTCGATGAGATTTTATCAATTGTAGTGTCATCAATCAAAACAATGAAAGCAAAACAAAATCAACAATCGTAAATCTCAAATCAACAATCGTAAATTAAGCAATGGAATTAAAACCATATCAACAGCAAGTAATAAACGACCTTTCATTGTTTTTGGAGCAAGTGCAAGAAACCAAAGACGTGAAAGATGCGTTCTATAACTTTTGGGCTAATCACCCAAAAACACCTTTGTTTCCTTTTGCTGGCACAGCCATAGAACCATATAAAAACAATGTGGCACGAGTGCCACATATTTGTGTGAAAGTGCCAACCGCAGGCGGTAAAACCTTTATTGCTTGCAACGCAATCAAAACCATTTTTGATGCCTTTACTTACGACAAACCCAAAGCGGTCGTTTGGTTGGTACCGTCTATTACCATTTTAGACCAAACAATTAAAAATCTTAAAGACACAAACCACCCATACCGCCAAAAAATAAATTCTCATTTCGGTAATAAAGTTGAAGTATTTGACAAAGCAGCATTATTGCAGGGTAGTGGCTTTAACGCTACTTCGGTAAAAGAACAGTTGAATATTTTTGTGTTGAGTTTTGATAGCATCCGAACAGCCAACAAAGAAGGTAGAAAAGTATATGACCAAAATGGTTCGCTTCAATCTTTTGAAACACTATTGGGTAAAGACGAAGAAATATCGTTAATGAAAGTGATGCAATACTTAAATCCTATGGTAGTTGTGGACGAAAGCCACAACGCAGAAACGGAATTAAGTGTGGATATGCTCAAAGAATTTAATCCTTGTTTTATTCTTGACCTAACAGCCACTCCGAGAAAGAACAGCAATATCATAAGTTTCATTGATGCCTTAGAATTGAAAAAGGAAAACATGGTGAAACTTCCTGTAATTGTTTACAACCATCAAGACAAAACAGAAGTAATCAATTCCAGTTTACAGCTTCAAAAGCGTTTGGAATTGCAAGCAATTGAAGAAGAAAAAAAAGGGGGTAAATACATTCGACCAATTGTATTGTTTCAGGCACAACCCAAAAACGGAAAAAACTTTTTGAACGAAGAAGAAGAAAAATCAAATGTTCAGAAACTAAAAGAAAAACTTATTGAGTTAAAAATTCCTGCCGAACAAATCAAAATAAAAACGGCAAACATCAATGAAATAAAAGGCATTGACTTAATGAGCAAGGAATGTGAAGTTCGTTATATTATTACCATCAACGCATTAAAAGAAGGTTGGGACTGTCCGTTTGCTTACATCTTAGCATCATTAGCAGACAAAAGTTCAGCAGTTGATGTTGAACAAATTTTGGGCAGAGTTTTACGCCAACCTTATGTGATGAAACATAACTTTCCGTTATTGAATTTGAGTTATGTGTTAACGGCATCATCAAAATTCCTTGACACTTTAGACAACATTGTAAAAGGCTTGAACAAAGCAGGTTTCAGCGATAAAGATTATAAACTGGCTGACCCTGCAATGTTAGAAGAAGCCAAGAAACAAGACCCATTACATCAGCTTACTGTTTTCCCAATAAACGAAGAAACAGAAGATGATATTACTTCTGACATTGACACAACAAGAATTTCAATTCCATCGGAAACAGAATTACCAAACACTACCGTTTCCAAAATTGAACAAACTGCAATTCAACAAAATGAAGCCTTTGAAAAAACAGTATTTGAAATGGAAGCAAACAATACAACGGCTTTGCCAAACGAAATACAACGGCTTGTGAAAACATACAGCATTAAAGACATTTTCCAAGAACAGGCAGAACAAATAAACATACCACAGTTTTATCTAAAAGTTCCTGCAAACGATTTATTCGGAATGAATGAGACGTCATTGCCTTTAGAAAAGGAAAATCTTTTAAATGGATTTGCATTGAGCAAAGCAGACTCAAATATTGCTTTTGACAGTATAACAGCAGAACTTTACAAAGTTGACTTAGACGAAACTAAAAAAGAACATACTCCAACATTTGTAAGGCTTGATGGAGTTGTAAATGAAAGTATAATGGCTTACATTCTTGATCCATCACGAAAAGAGAGCAGAGTAAAAAACTTTACAAAACGCTTGATGGATTTAATTGGGAATATGTTTCCAATTCCCGACAAGGAAATTGAAAAATACATCAACAGAATTTTAGAAGATTTTAAAGACGAGCAGTTTGGCGACTTAGCAGCCAACGAATACACTTACAAAGACAAAATCAAGTTTAAGATTATAGCACTTTCAGAGCAGTTTGCAGAGAAGAAATTCAAGGACTTTTTAGACACAGATCAGGTTTTAATAAAGCCATCTTTCACTTTGCCAAAAAGCATTTCTCCTGGTGACACATCAAAAAACATCACAAAATCTCTTTATGAGAAAGAGGGAAGCATGAACGGTTATGAAGAACGTGTAATCAATGAAATTGGTAACATGACAAACATTACTTTCTGGACAAGAAACATTGAAAGGAAAGGCTTTAGAATTAATGGCTTTGTAAATCATTATCCTGACTTCATTATTCAATCTAAAAGTGGTAAGACAATTTTATTAGAAACCAAAGGTGACCATTTAGATGCTGATCCTAAAATACGACTTGGTCAGTATTGGGCAAATAAGGCAGGGAATAATTATCGTTACTTTATGGTATATGAAAGAAGAACAGTTGATGGAGCATATAAATTGGATGAATTTTTAAATATCATTAAGTACATTTAATAATTCATTTGGTTATCAAATTTGTGGTTGTATAATAGTTTTAAATCTAAAGTCTAAAACATAAATAAATCATACATATTATTAGAAAACAATATGTATGATTCCTCTGTTGAATATTACAAAAGGGATACTAATCTGTAGTTAGTGTTAGATGCTCAAAAATGAAAAAAACAAACCCATGGTACAATAAAAAACAAAACCTTAAAATTCCGATAAGTCATTTAATAATGAAAAAGAATCTACACCAAAATAGAACATTTACTCAATCTTAATTCACACTTAAATAAAGTTTCATTAAATTGAGAATTGTAAAATTATTTATACCATATATAAATATTAATTTAAAAATTTATGAGAACAAAAGCATTCACAATAATTCTTCTTTGTGTTACAATACCGCTAATTATTGTATTGAGTTATGGGTTTGTTGAGCGAAATTTTTTAAGACCAAAAGTAAATTCTACAATTGAACAAAGCGACATGCTTGTTAAATCTGGTGAAGTAATTCAGATTGATGTATTGAATGCATGTGGAGTTACAGATGTTGCAAAGAAATTTGCTGATTTTTTGAGGGAGCGAAAATTTGATGTTCCTGAAACTGGCAACTTACCTCAAATTGAAAAATATTCTAAAATTCTTGATAGAGTAGGAGACCCCATATCAGCTCGTAAAGTAGCTTATTCATTGGGGATTGACCCTAAAAGAATTGAGATAAATATTGATTCAACTTTATACTTACGAGCCACTGTTGTTATAGGTCAAGATTTCATGAGATTGAGACCCATGAAAGAAGGAAAATGATTTTTATGTTTTTTTTAACTTTAATTGTCAATTGACTTAATTGATACATTTAGTAAACAATTTTTAAATAAATTATTATTACCATGAATTTAAATGGTAATAAATTTGATACTCTCAGTTTTTAACATTGTATTGCACACACACAAATAAATAATGGATAGCGAAAAGAACTTAAACTCAAGTAGTAATAACAATAACATTAATGGTGGAGTTAAAAGAAACCTTAATGGAAGTAGTTACGTTCCTGAAAGATACAACAATAATAATGCTTTAAACCAAAGCCCTAATTCACAGCAACAAATTTCAGAACTTGTTAGGTTACAAGATGAATTAACTGGTGGAAAAGAAAAGCAAAGATTTTCAGTTGGTGATTACATTGGGATGTTATGGCGTGGTAGATGGGTTATATTATCTTGTCTTTTGTTAACAGGTGCGGCAGCGGCTTATTATACTTTTTCTCAGCCATTTGTATATGAGACATCAATGCAGATTTTAATTGATCAACACAATGATAAACTTGATCCAATTACTCGTTCTGGTCAAATGTCAAATTGGGAAGATCCTCAAAGAAATTTAAAAAAAGAATTACAGATAATAAATTCAACCCCAATTTTTGAAGAGACAGCCAAGCGATTAATTTTACAAAGATTTTTAGATTCAAATAAAACAACAGTAATTCCAATTATTGAAAGTGCAGAAACAGCAATCAAACCTAGAATTAAAAATTTAACACCAGAACAAGTTCATAAGAAAATATTCACTCATATTTCTGAGACACTTAAAAAATTAATCACTACATCTCCATCTAAAGATGCTGATATTATTAATATCATGACTAAATCTGGAGATCCAAATGAGGCAGCATTAATTGCTAATGTTTATGCAAATGTATATCAGGATGACAATCTTTTTTATAGTCGAAAGAATGCAGAACTCACAAAAGAATTTTTGGCCGATAGAATTAAAACAACAGATGATTCTTTAAACAAACAAGAAGTTTCATTAAAAAATTATCTCGAAAATAACGGTCTTCCAGGTGATGTTGATAGAATTGGTGATTTACAAAGATCATTAAATAATCTAAAAGAACAACAAACTAAAGTTAGTGTAGAAATTTCTTCAATGGAGAAGAAATTGCAAGGGAATAAAGATTTAATATCAAAAGTTGAACCTGATTTTGTGAATTCATTTGCAGCATCCTCTGGGTATAAGATTAATAAACTTCAACAAGAAATTGCAGATTTAACAATACAGCGAGATAGATTAAGAATTGAGAACCCAATTAGAGCAAGCAATGTTAGGTATATGAGCCAATTAAAATCTATGGAAGAACAGATTAATGGGTTAAGATTAGAGTTAAATAAAGCAACTGAAGAATACAAGAACTCTGCATTATCTTTATTGCCTCCACCAAAATTTTATGCTCAGGATTATTCACCTGTTGCTGGCTTGAACGAAGTTAAAAGCTCTGTTGTAAATGATGAAATTGGAATATCATCAATGAAAGCACAGCTTGCAATGTTGAACAAAAATTATAATGAAGTAAAATCAGAAATTTCTCAAATACCAGAACAAACTCTAAATATTGGAAGGCTAAAAAGAGGCAAGGAAGGGACTGAAAAAATGCATGCTTTGTTGGGTGAAGAATTCCAAAAGAAAACTATTGAAGTAGCTTCAACTTTTTCACCTGTAAGAGTAATTGAAGGTGCAAGACCTAATTACAAACCTATTTCACCTAACAGAATTTTAGATATAATCATTGGTTGTTTTGTTGGAGCAATTCTTGGAATAGGTATTGTTGTATTATTGGCTTATACTGATTCAACAATTTACTCACCAGATGAACTTGAAAAGGTTGGGCTTAATGTTCTTACAGCAATTCCATTAATTACTGAGAGTATGTTAATTCCATCTAAAACTGATTCAATAACATCTTTAATTAATGGGCAACCTTCACCCCATTTACTCACTCATTTTAATCCAAAATCGCCTGTAACTGAGTCATACCGCTCGCTTAGAACAGCAATTCAATTTGCATCTATTAATAAAACAGTACAAACTTTACTTATAACAAGTTCAATACCTCAAGAAGGTAAATCTACTACATCTACAAATACAGCAATTGTATTTGCTCAGAATGGATTAAAAACTTTGTTGATTGATTGTGATTTGAGAAGACCAGTAGAGCATTCAATTTTTAATGTTCCTAAAGAGCCGGGCTTGGTAAATTGCTTAGTTGGGAGTGTAACTACAGAAGAAGCAATTGTAAAAACTGGCATTTCAAATTTAGATTTGTTAACTGCTGGCACAATTCCTCCTAACCCTTCTGAGCTTATAGGTTCAAGAAGAATGATGGAAGTATTGAATGAACTTAAAGGAATGTATGATATGATTGTAATTGATTCTCCTCCAATTGGTGCAGTAACTGATGGAGTATTACTTTCAACAATGGCTGATGCTACTGTGTTAGTTACAAGAGCTAAAAGAACTAAAATTGAATATATTGAAAAAACCCTTGAAGAGCTTGAAAGAGTAGGAGTTAAGCCAATTGGCTCTGTTCTAAATGATTTTGATGTATCTCAGAGTTATGGTTCAACTTATAAATATTATAGGTATTATAGATATTATAATTATTATGGTCAGAATGAAGAAGCAGTAAACAGAAAAGATAAAAGAGCAAAAGCAGCTGAAGAAAATGCTTAATGAACTTTTTTAAATCTAAGAATTTTGTTAGTAATTTAAATTTCAATTGTTGAACATTTAAATTTGGGATTAAAATTGTTGTTTATATTAGTTATTTTTGGTTTGAATTCAATATATTAAATTTTGATTTGAAATAATTTACTTCTTTTTATGACATATCAATTAGAAGTTAATTAAAATTGAAATCATTTGAATAAGTAATTAATTTTATGAAACACTTAACGATCTAATTCCTTTAGAGAACATTTTGTTGTTTCATTTTTTTTTGCAATGTGTCTTAGTGAACATGTATTTATACAATTTGATGTATAAATCTAATAACCAAGCCATTAACAGGGTTAATCCATTGAATAAGTTTCCGATTAAATTCAAAATATATTTATTAGTGTGGGCAGCTTTAACGTTGTGCAGTAATACCCTATTTTCTCAAACTGACACAAATAATTTAGATAAAAGATTTTCAAAGACATTACCTCAGAAACAGTATAGCCCGTTAGATAACAGCTTTCCATTTGAATCTTACAAGCATATAGTTGAATTTGATTCTTTATCAAGCAATGTATTTTTATATGAAACTTTATTTGGAAGGAGAATTGGTCAGCCAAGAATATTATCATTAGATGAATATATTTCTTTAAGGCAAAAAGAAAACCAACAGAGGTTGTGGGATGAAAGATCAGTTAAATATGATATAGCAAATGCACAAAAAGATGTAAAAGATGATTTACAAAAACTGTTAGGGAATGGTTTGGGGATTGACATACCAATACCTCAAAGCCCAATCTTCTCAATTTTTGGGGCACCTCAAGTAAGTTTCAATGTAAATGGAAATGTAAATTTAAGTGCTGGGTGGCAATGGGACAATAACAATCTAACCTCAATTAATTCATTTTCTAGTACACAATCAGCACCTTTTTTCAATCAGAATATTCAAGTTTCAACAACAGCAAGAATTGGAGATAAATTAAAACTAAGCACTGATTTTGATACTGAAAGATCTTTCGATTTTGATAATCAACTTAAAATTGATTTTGGAGGAACTCAAG
Above is a window of Chlorobiota bacterium DNA encoding:
- a CDS encoding GxxExxY protein; this translates as MIKEQYKYSEITSKILACAFEVHKYLGNGFQEVIYQRALEEEFKIQGLSFAREFEMLIFYKEKQIGTRRVDFLVENVISLELKAIIKLEDVHLAQAINYLEAYNLEIGMLLNFGAKSLEYKRFINPKIQISAIRKIKLIRGSDNERKFSKNI
- a CDS encoding LytR C-terminal domain-containing protein yields the protein MRTKAFTIILLCVTIPLIIVLSYGFVERNFLRPKVNSTIEQSDMLVKSGEVIQIDVLNACGVTDVAKKFADFLRERKFDVPETGNLPQIEKYSKILDRVGDPISARKVAYSLGIDPKRIEINIDSTLYLRATVVIGQDFMRLRPMKEGK
- a CDS encoding DEAD/DEAH box helicase family protein; the protein is MELKPYQQQVINDLSLFLEQVQETKDVKDAFYNFWANHPKTPLFPFAGTAIEPYKNNVARVPHICVKVPTAGGKTFIACNAIKTIFDAFTYDKPKAVVWLVPSITILDQTIKNLKDTNHPYRQKINSHFGNKVEVFDKAALLQGSGFNATSVKEQLNIFVLSFDSIRTANKEGRKVYDQNGSLQSFETLLGKDEEISLMKVMQYLNPMVVVDESHNAETELSVDMLKEFNPCFILDLTATPRKNSNIISFIDALELKKENMVKLPVIVYNHQDKTEVINSSLQLQKRLELQAIEEEKKGGKYIRPIVLFQAQPKNGKNFLNEEEEKSNVQKLKEKLIELKIPAEQIKIKTANINEIKGIDLMSKECEVRYIITINALKEGWDCPFAYILASLADKSSAVDVEQILGRVLRQPYVMKHNFPLLNLSYVLTASSKFLDTLDNIVKGLNKAGFSDKDYKLADPAMLEEAKKQDPLHQLTVFPINEETEDDITSDIDTTRISIPSETELPNTTVSKIEQTAIQQNEAFEKTVFEMEANNTTALPNEIQRLVKTYSIKDIFQEQAEQINIPQFYLKVPANDLFGMNETSLPLEKENLLNGFALSKADSNIAFDSITAELYKVDLDETKKEHTPTFVRLDGVVNESIMAYILDPSRKESRVKNFTKRLMDLIGNMFPIPDKEIEKYINRILEDFKDEQFGDLAANEYTYKDKIKFKIIALSEQFAEKKFKDFLDTDQVLIKPSFTLPKSISPGDTSKNITKSLYEKEGSMNGYEERVINEIGNMTNITFWTRNIERKGFRINGFVNHYPDFIIQSKSGKTILLETKGDHLDADPKIRLGQYWANKAGNNYRYFMVYERRTVDGAYKLDEFLNIIKYI
- a CDS encoding polysaccharide biosynthesis tyrosine autokinase, which codes for MDSEKNLNSSSNNNNINGGVKRNLNGSSYVPERYNNNNALNQSPNSQQQISELVRLQDELTGGKEKQRFSVGDYIGMLWRGRWVILSCLLLTGAAAAYYTFSQPFVYETSMQILIDQHNDKLDPITRSGQMSNWEDPQRNLKKELQIINSTPIFEETAKRLILQRFLDSNKTTVIPIIESAETAIKPRIKNLTPEQVHKKIFTHISETLKKLITTSPSKDADIINIMTKSGDPNEAALIANVYANVYQDDNLFYSRKNAELTKEFLADRIKTTDDSLNKQEVSLKNYLENNGLPGDVDRIGDLQRSLNNLKEQQTKVSVEISSMEKKLQGNKDLISKVEPDFVNSFAASSGYKINKLQQEIADLTIQRDRLRIENPIRASNVRYMSQLKSMEEQINGLRLELNKATEEYKNSALSLLPPPKFYAQDYSPVAGLNEVKSSVVNDEIGISSMKAQLAMLNKNYNEVKSEISQIPEQTLNIGRLKRGKEGTEKMHALLGEEFQKKTIEVASTFSPVRVIEGARPNYKPISPNRILDIIIGCFVGAILGIGIVVLLAYTDSTIYSPDELEKVGLNVLTAIPLITESMLIPSKTDSITSLINGQPSPHLLTHFNPKSPVTESYRSLRTAIQFASINKTVQTLLITSSIPQEGKSTTSTNTAIVFAQNGLKTLLIDCDLRRPVEHSIFNVPKEPGLVNCLVGSVTTEEAIVKTGISNLDLLTAGTIPPNPSELIGSRRMMEVLNELKGMYDMIVIDSPPIGAVTDGVLLSTMADATVLVTRAKRTKIEYIEKTLEELERVGVKPIGSVLNDFDVSQSYGSTYKYYRYYRYYNYYGQNEEAVNRKDKRAKAAEENA
- a CDS encoding four helix bundle protein → MMQEQIKKRTKRVGLEVIKLLDELPSKPSAWAIAKQIVRSSTSIGANYRAACRAKSAADFINKLKIVEEETDETHYWLEILEESGLVPFARIELLKKEVDEILSIVVSSIKTMKAKQNQQS